Part of the Paenibacillus terrae HPL-003 genome is shown below.
ACTCGAAAGACTGCGCGCCAAGAAAATTCCCGTCATTGGTGTATTAAACAAAACGGATATGCTTGCAGAGACAGAGAAAATAACCTCAACGCTGGGGGCTGAACTGAAATTATCTCTGATTCCTTTCAGCGCCTCTAAGCTATGGGGAGACGTGGAAGTGAAAAAAGCCATCATGGATGCTCTTCCGCAAAATGAGGATCGTTTTCGCATCGTCGGTGACCTGCTGTCACCCGGCGATTTTGTCGTGCTGGTCGTTCCCATCGACAAAGCTGCGCCAAAAGGCCGACTGATTCTACCACAGCAGCAGACGATCCGCGACACATTAGAGAGCGATGCCATCGCCGTAGTGACCAAAGAGCATGAACTACGGCTGACGTTGGAGCGCCTGGGGCGCAAGCCCCGCTTGGTCATTACCGATTCACAGGCTTTTATGAAGGTAGCCGCAGATACTCCCAAGGATGTGCCCCTGACCTCCTTTTCCATCCTGTTCGCCCGTCATAAAGGTGACCTGGACGAACTCGTACGGGGTGCAAGAGCCATTGACCGTCTCAAGGATGGCGACCGCGTACTCATTGCCGAAGCCTGTACGCATCAATGTCAGTCTGACGATATCGGTCGTGTGAAAATCCCCCGTTGGCTACGTCAAACGATAGGCAAACGTCTCATCATCGAGCATGCATCCGGTTCCAGCTTTCCTGCCGATCTAAGCGAATATGCGCTGGTTATTCACTGCGGGGCATGCATGCTCAATCGACGTACCATGCTTCACCGGATGGCAGAAACGAAAGCCGCCGGGGTACCCATAGTGAACTATGGTATTTTCATCGCCTATGTCCAGGGAGTCTTCCCCCGTGCCATCGAATGCTTTCCATCCGCTATGCTGGCATGGGAGCAGGCCGTTGGAGCTGGCAGCCATTCCTGAATGAAACGGATCATTGAAGCAACTAATTATGCCCCATACACGCAAAAGCAGCCGCGCTGACTCTCACGCGGCTGCTTTTTATTTCCCAATTCCAAAGAGAAGATCGATATTCTAAAAATACAAATCCCGCTCGCCCGCTTCCAAGCGTTCCAGCTTTTTCAGTGTCAAACGACGTGCAGATTCGCGCGGGATACGCTCCAGATTATCACGCAGGGCGGCAGCCCCCAGCTCGCGAGCCTCTTCATCCCCATAGTCCAGCAGATATTCCTGAAAGGTCAGCAGCGAATTGGGCTGGCATACATTATGAATCTGCCCTGATTTGGCAAGCTCCATGAATCGATCCCCCGTACGTCCTTCACGGTAGCAGGCTGTGCAGTAGCTCGGCATATATCCGCCACGGCACAGGCTTTTGATGATTTCCATCGGCGAGCGATGGTCCCCAACTTCGAACTGGGGCTTATCATCCGTCTCTTGTCTTGCATATGCTCCTACACCAGTAGCAGAACCTGCACTGATTTGCGATACACCCAAACCAATGACACGGTCCCTGAATTCCGACTCCTCACGCGTGGACAGGATCATCCCCGCATAAGGTACAGCCAGCCGAAGAACCGCTACAATTTTCATAAAATCCTCGTCGCTCACCAAATACGGATAGCGCTCCGGGTCCACATTTTCAGCCGGACGAAGCCGGGGAACAGAAACAGTGTGAGGACCGCAGCCAAACACTTCCTCCAGATGCTCAGCATGCTTAAGCATGGCTATCGTCTCATAACGGAAATCGTATAAACCATACAGCACACCGATACCCACGTCGTCTATCCCTGCCCGCATAGCACGGTCCATGGCAGTCGTGTGCCAGTCATAATTCCGTTTTGGCCCTTGAAGATGATATTTGCGGTAGCTTTCGCGGTGATACGTTTCCTGGAACAAAATATACGTTCCGATCCCAACCTCCACAAGCTTCCGATAATCCTCCTCCGTCGTTGCCGCAATATTGACATTAACCCGCCGGATACTTCCATTGTCTACCTTCACATCGTAAATCTGACGCAGGCAATCGACGATATAATCAATAGAACAATGGAGCGGGTCTTCCCCCGCTTCCAGTGCGAGTCGCTTATGCCCCATTTCCTGAAGCACTCTGACCTCCTCGACCAGTTCCTCCGGTGTCAAACGGCTACGGGTAAAGCTGTCATTGGTATGCTTATAGCCGCAATATTCGCAGTTATTAACACAGTGGTTACTTACATATAGAGGGGCAAACAGCACAATCCGATTGCCGTAAATCTGCTCTTTCACCGCCCGTGAGGATCTAAACATTTCCTCCAGCAGTTCAGGATCATCCACATGCAAAAGAGCCGCCGCTTCAGTCGCACTCAACCCCCGGCAAGCTCTTCCCTTCTCCAAAATGTCTAAAATACGGTTTCGATCCGTTGCTTCCTGCTTCCCCTGCTCCACCGCTGCCATAATCTCTGCCTCATTAATGAAATCCGCCGACACTTTCTCCCGTACTTCACTCACGTAGATCCATCTCCCTTATTATGGTGAGAATTTCGCAAAATCCTATAGTTAACTACTATTTTTTAGTTCAGCCTCATCATTGACTTAAGAGTTGTCGCTGCACCCTCAAACTATCGCCACGCCCCATATCGACTTCAAACCCCGCTCCACGGATGCGCAGCTCCAGGCAATGTCGACACTGGGCAGATTCATCGCCCAAGCATATTTTATTTTCATAAATGGCATACTTCGGCCTCACTGCAAGTGGCGACAAATTGGGCATAACTACGTTCGCTCCCGCCTGAAGCGCCTTCTCCCGGCCTTGGGGATGAATCGTTCCCATCGCCGTGGATGCTGGAATAAGCGCATCTGGAACGACCAACCGGGACAACGAAACCATATCCAGTGCCTTTTCCATACTTCCCTGGCTGGCATCCCGGAGCGGCGTATTACTATGCGGTAAAAACGGGCCAATTCCGATCATATCCGGCGACAAGCTGTGCAAATAGACCAGATCATCTGCCAAATCACTGTTCGTTTGTCCCGGTAAACCAACCATACATCCAGCCCCGATCTGAAATCCGATCCGCTGCAAGGCCAGCAGACGACTGCGCCTGCTTTCTATCGTCATCGTCGGATGCAGCTTGGCGTACAAACGCGGTGAAGCCGTCTCATGCCGCAGCAAAAAGCGGTCCGCCCCCGCCTCGTATAATAACGCATAGGTTTCATCATCCCGCTCACCAATGGACAGTGTAACGGCCACATCGGTAAAACGGCTTTTGATCTCCCGAATCAGTTTCGCCAGCCGGGCTGCCGTGAACCAGTAATCTTCGCCACTTTGCAGCACAAAGGTCCGATATCCCAGCTCATACCCCTCCGCGCAACAGGCCAAAATTTCTTCCGGTCGCAAACGGTAGCGATCCGCCTGCTTATTCGAGGCCCGCAGCCCGCAATACATGCAGTCCTGACGACATATGCTGGAGAACTCAATTAATCCACGTAAAAATACACCTTTACCGTAACGCTCCATTTTGATGCGAACTGCCAATTTTCGTAACTGTGCCCGCACCGTCGGCTCTTCCTCCAGACGTACCAGCAGCTCCGTCATTTCCGTATGCGTCCATTCCTTGCCGTCAGCCAGACGCAGTAATAATTCGTCCGTGACTCATCCCTTCTTCCCTCGTCCATCTGGACTCCACGTCGTCAGCAGCTTGTACCGTACATGTATTATTCTAGCAACATCAGAGGGAATAGAACGTGACTAGCTTCACAAAAAATCCCATTTTCTGAATATAAACTCCAGCTTCTGCCGCAAAAAATACATATTTACCGCAACAAAAAAAGCTGTTTCTCCTTAATGGAAGAAACAACTTCTGATCAAGCTTATTATTGAATTAAATCAACCGCCTGCTGTGGTACAAAATAATCAACGCCGTTATATACGACAACACCGTTCAGTGCTGAATTTTTACCATTTAACGTGGCGATATTTTTGTATACCGGAAGCTCCAGCTTATTGCTGCCCTTAGTCACTGTAATCACCTTCGTATCCGCAGTGAACTTGGCACCTTTAGCTTCAAAAGCGGCTTTTGCAGGAACAAATAATTGCTTGCTCACGGTATCCAAATCCAGTCCGAGCACACGTGTCATGTATTTATTGACATCCGTGTTGTCGATCACGCCGGATGGACGGTCTCCGTTTGGCGCATACGTGTACAGCACAACATCCCCACCTGTATGACCACCTGTAGTCCAGCCAATATTTGCGCGTTTGCTAATGATCGGTCCGACCGCATAGTTCATGCTGCCTTCTTTGGCTTCTTTGATCGTTTTTACTTCTTCATCCGTCAGATCCGTAATTCCAAAATACGTCGACAACACCTCTTTAATGTTGCTGCGATCTGCATTCAGCTTGGCTTCCAATCCTTCACCCGTCAGCTTCGCTTTTTTCAGTGGGTCTATAAAGGAAGCTAAAGGCGTTTTGTCATAATTGCTTGTGGTGTTGCTACTGCCAATCGTCAGTCCACCGTTTCCATGGTCGGTTACTGCTACAACAACGGTATTTTGGTTTTGCTTGGCGTAGTCCAAAGCCACTTTTACAGCATCGTCAAACGAAAGTACGTCACTGATTATCCCCGTCGGATCGTTTGCATGTGCGGCCCAGTCTACTTTACTGCCTTCTACCATCAGGAAGAAGCCTTTGTCGTTTTTGGACAACACATCAATCGCTTTAGTTGTCATTTCCGCCAAACTGGGTTCCTTGGATGCATCACGGTCCAGGTTATACGCAAGGGCTTCTGGGGAGAAGCTGCCCCACAGCTTGCTGGAAGTAGATTTTTTCAACCCTTCAGGTGTCGTGACATAATCATAGCCCTGGTCTTTAATCTGAGCGACCAAATCTTGGCCGTCCTTACGTCCTGCTGCCTCCAGAAACTTGGCGCCTCCACCTAATACCACATCAACCCCGTTATAGGCTTGCTGCATGCTGAGTGCATCATAATTTTTACGATCAGGGTAATGAGCGGTAAAATCAGCTGGTGTTGCATGCATAATCTCCGAGGTAGCAATAATCCCGGTCGATTTACCTGCCAGCTTGGAAGCCTCCAGAATGGAAGCTACGGGCTTCTTGGCATCGCCAGATGCAATCGCTTGTTGTCCGGGCATGGTCGCTTCGTCTGGAAGGACGCCTACATAGCCGGTGTGGGATTTGTGTCCTGTGGCAAACGCGGTCCCCGCTGGAGCAGAATCTGCTATCGGAGCATCCGCAGAATGCGTACGCACCATACCACTTGCCATGCTGTCTAACGTTAAGGAAGAACCTTTATACCATCTAGCCAGTGCAGTGGCATCATTAGCCATACCGTCCGGAATAAGAATAATTACATTTTTAATCGACGTGTCCTTTTCAACTGCCATCGCTGTCCCGCCGCTTACTGCTAACATCATGGTCGCTACGAGTGCAGCCACTGATTTTTTCGTATGTATCCCCCAACATTTTAACATTCATTTTCCTCCCAGACACTTTATTGTTCAACCAGAACTAAGATTAATCATATTTTGTCAGAAGAATGTTAAGGGAATTGTCTAACTATATTAAAAAACCTTTTTTATGAAAAAAACACTTCATCTATATAAAACTTATGACACATGTATATAAAACTTGTGACACATGGAGTTCATTTGGCATTGGGATTTTGATTTAAATATTGTATAATAATCATATGATGTAATAGGTAAACCTTATAAGCCGACAACAATTTTAAAAACGTATAAAAGGAGTCTAAAAACTCAATGGAATTCAGACAGCTTCAATACACCCTGCAAATTGCAGCGGAAAAAAACTTCTCACGCGCAGCGGAAAAACTGCACATTGCCCAGCCGTCCTTGAGCCAGCAATTGTCCAAACTGGAAAAAGAGCTTGGAGTGCTGTTATTTCAACGCAATACAAGCGCGGTGGAATTAACGCATGCAGGAGCAAGCTTTGTGGAAAAAGCGAAAAAGATCGTCGACGCAGTCGAGCAACTCCGACAGGAAATGGACGATATTTCTCAGCTGCGCAAAGGGAAGGTCGTCGTCGGCAGTATGCCTATCACAGGTTCCCATTTGCTGCCGCATGTGCTGCCTGTGTTTAAGAAGGCTCACCCGGACATTGAAATTGTTTTGGTCGAGGATTCATCCATGAATCTGGAGAAAAAAACAGCCAGCGGCGATACCGACCTCAGCCTGCTTTCTCTCCCGTTAGTAGAACCGACACTTTCCTATGTGCCCATCGGTGAAGAATGGATTGATCTTGCTGTTCCCCCAGGTCACCCGTTGGCTCTGCGCAAAAACGGCGACCAGCCGCAGCCTGTACATTTGGAAGAGCTGAAAGACGAGCCTTTTGTCGTCCTGAAAAAAGGGCAGGGCTTCCGCAAGCTGACGATGGATTTGTGCCATCAAGCGGGCTTTGAGCCGAATGTAGTGTTTGAAAGCACTAATATGGAAACCCTTCAATCGCTCGTAGCAACAGGGATGGGAGTGACACTTGTGCCTCGTTTTATCGCCCGGGCCGCCAGCAGCGAATTTGTTCCGGCATTGCTGCCACTGGCTGAACCCACGCCAAGCCGCACTCTGGCTATTGCGTATCGGAATGGGCGTTATTTATCCAAAGCCGCCGAGGCTTTTATTGAAACCTTCCGTGAAACGGTCAAACAGCTTTCCGAAAAGTAGTCTCACGAAAAAAGACCGTCTTCCTCCCCAGCCAAAGCCAGAGAAGAAGACGGTCCCGGGGCTACCCCCCTATACATTCCATATTTAATGTTCATTTGAATTTCATGTCAGCCTCGCCTGATTACCTTACACTTGCTCGGAAACTCCACTTTATCCATCGCGCATCACTTCTTTCCTTAAGGTCTCATGCCCTGATTTCCCAAGAATGTCCTACCTCAGTTCCAATGTGCTGTGTGATCCCAAAGTGCCTGTCCTCGCCTTTTCGTGATCAGGGTTGCCCTGAATCTGGTGGACTTTTATCCTGCTCATAGCCCATTTCGTGATTATTGCCGACAACCTGTCTATTTAAGCCTCTCGGCCGTGACAGGCCATCCCTATTCGCCAGTTCGGATCTACTTTGGTTATCCATCGTTATCAACCTCCTGGTGTCGGGATACTATTATAATACACCTACGGGCTGTATCTGAAACAGAAACGGCAATATTTTTTTATCGGGCAGAACCAAACGCTTGCTGTGCGTCCACTTCACTCACTTGTGTCTTAAAGACCCGCTTCGATGGATCCTACGGCGAATAAATTACAGATCATACAGAGAAGGACGACGGTCCTCGAATACTGGAATACGCCCACGTACATCCTGCACCAAGGCTGATTCAATCGTTCCTGTGATGATGTCCTCCTGCTCCCCGCCCTCGGCAATAATTTCCCCCCATGGATCAATAATGAGGGAATGCCCGAAGAAATCCGTATCCCCGCTGCGACCTATCCGGTTACAGGCGATGACGTACATTTGATTTTCAATAGCCCGTGCAGTCAGCAAAGTGCGCCAGTGATGAAGCCGGGGATGAGGCCATTCCGCAGGTACGATAAGCAAATTTGCGCCAGACAGGGCTAGACTGCGGGCTAGTTCGGGAAAACGGATGTCATAGCAGATCGACGCACCCGCCTGAATCCCTCCATCCAACGTGAATAAAACCTTTTCCTCGCCAGGCTGCAAATATTTTTCTTCATCCATAAGGCGGAACAAATGAATTTTGGAATATGAAGCAACCTCTACGCCTGTCCGGTCAAAAACGAGCATTGTATTGTACACATGACCGTCGCTTTTCTTCTCCGCTATAGATCCGGCTACCACGTTCACCTGATGAGTGACAGCGAATGCCGATATCCATTTCCGAGTTTCTGCCCCTTCCTGATCCGCCAGCTCATGAATGCGGTCCAGCGCATACCCCGTGTTCCACATTTCCGGCAGTACAATCAGGTCCGGCTTCAGTTCAGATGTCACCGCTTGTTCCATTAACGTACGAATATGATTGCGGTTTTCCGGGGGGTTCCCCAGTTCAATATGAGCTTGTATGAGTGCAACACTGAACGGCTGAGCTTCATGATACGTCAAAATCGTTCATCCTCCCTGTGAGCCGAAACTTCCGATGATCGCTTGTCCGGCATTTTCTCCCATCATAGCCCGACCAGCCTCTACCACGCAACCGCATAAGTTCAATCCCCTCTATACAACTTGGTTAAATCGTGATAAATTAATCCTCAAACTATTCCAAAAGGTCGTGTGAAATAATGAGCAATTTTTCCATTCCCTCCGCTGATGTGATGAAGCAGTTGCCCACTCAATTTTTTGCCACACTCGTACAAAATGTAAATCGTGAAATTGCGGCAGGGCATGATGTCATTAATCTTGGACAGGGGAACCCGGATACACCTACCCCACCTCATATTGTAAAGGCCTTGCAGGAATCAGCGGATAACCCGCTGTATCATAAATATTCGCCTTTTCGCGGTTACGGCTTTCTCAAGGAAGCCGTTGCCCAGCGCTATCAGGAGGATTACGGTGTGACACTCGACCCGGAAACCGAGGTCGCTATCCTGTTTGGCGGAAAAACAGGCTTGGTGCAGCTACCGCAGGTCTTACTCAATCCCGGCGATGTTTGTCTCGTGCCTGATCCTGGCTATCCGGATTACTGGTCTGGCGTAGCCTTGGCTAAAGCGGAAATGTCCTTTCTCCCATTGAAGGAAGAGAACCGTTTTCTGCCCGATTATGAAGCCATTTCCGAGGAAGACCGCAGTCGCGCCAAGCTGATGTTCCTCAATTATCCGAATAATCCAACCTCGGCCACCGCGCCTCTTTCCTTCTATGAGGAAACGGTTGAATTTGCGAAGCGTAACGGCATTGTGGTGGCCAGTGATTTTGCCTATGGCGCTATCGGCTTTGACGGCGAACGTCCGGTGAGCTTCCTTCAAGCCGATGGGGCCAAGGACGTAGGGATTGAGTTTTATACCCTGTCCAAAACGTACAATATGGCGGGCTGGCGCGTCGGTTTCGCGCTCGGCAATGCCGAAATCATCTCGATGATTAACCTGCTACAGGATCATATTTATGTAAGCCTGTTTGGCGGCATTCAGGCAGCGGCCGCCACTGCTCTCACGTCCTCGCAGGACTGCGTGGGCGAGCTGGTTGCACGCTATGAATCGCGCCGCAACGCTTTTTATGATGCGCTTGGGCAAATTGGCTGGAAGGCGAAGCGTCCCAGCGGCTCCTTTTTTAGCTGGTTGCCCGTGCCGCAGGGCTATACCTCAGCTTCCTTTGCCGATCTGCTGCTGCGGGAAGCCAAGGTGGCTGTCGCTCCGGGGATTGGCTTCGGTAGCGGCGGTGAAGGATATGTGCGGGCAGGGCTGCTAAGCTCAGACGCTCGACTGATTGAAGCGGCTGAACGAATCGGCAAGCTGAAACTGTTTCGTTAAGCCGTATTGTCCAGCTACAACTTCTTTGCCAAACCCGGCCCTTTCATGGTATTCTGTTACCAATATCATTTACTT
Proteins encoded:
- a CDS encoding carbon-nitrogen family hydrolase, which produces MTYHEAQPFSVALIQAHIELGNPPENRNHIRTLMEQAVTSELKPDLIVLPEMWNTGYALDRIHELADQEGAETRKWISAFAVTHQVNVVAGSIAEKKSDGHVYNTMLVFDRTGVEVASYSKIHLFRLMDEEKYLQPGEEKVLFTLDGGIQAGASICYDIRFPELARSLALSGANLLIVPAEWPHPRLHHWRTLLTARAIENQMYVIACNRIGRSGDTDFFGHSLIIDPWGEIIAEGGEQEDIITGTIESALVQDVRGRIPVFEDRRPSLYDL
- a CDS encoding pyridoxal phosphate-dependent aminotransferase produces the protein MSNFSIPSADVMKQLPTQFFATLVQNVNREIAAGHDVINLGQGNPDTPTPPHIVKALQESADNPLYHKYSPFRGYGFLKEAVAQRYQEDYGVTLDPETEVAILFGGKTGLVQLPQVLLNPGDVCLVPDPGYPDYWSGVALAKAEMSFLPLKEENRFLPDYEAISEEDRSRAKLMFLNYPNNPTSATAPLSFYEETVEFAKRNGIVVASDFAYGAIGFDGERPVSFLQADGAKDVGIEFYTLSKTYNMAGWRVGFALGNAEIISMINLLQDHIYVSLFGGIQAAAATALTSSQDCVGELVARYESRRNAFYDALGQIGWKAKRPSGSFFSWLPVPQGYTSASFADLLLREAKVAVAPGIGFGSGGEGYVRAGLLSSDARLIEAAERIGKLKLFR
- a CDS encoding alkaline phosphatase, yielding MLKCWGIHTKKSVAALVATMMLAVSGGTAMAVEKDTSIKNVIILIPDGMANDATALARWYKGSSLTLDSMASGMVRTHSADAPIADSAPAGTAFATGHKSHTGYVGVLPDEATMPGQQAIASGDAKKPVASILEASKLAGKSTGIIATSEIMHATPADFTAHYPDRKNYDALSMQQAYNGVDVVLGGGAKFLEAAGRKDGQDLVAQIKDQGYDYVTTPEGLKKSTSSKLWGSFSPEALAYNLDRDASKEPSLAEMTTKAIDVLSKNDKGFFLMVEGSKVDWAAHANDPTGIISDVLSFDDAVKVALDYAKQNQNTVVVAVTDHGNGGLTIGSSNTTSNYDKTPLASFIDPLKKAKLTGEGLEAKLNADRSNIKEVLSTYFGITDLTDEEVKTIKEAKEGSMNYAVGPIISKRANIGWTTGGHTGGDVVLYTYAPNGDRPSGVIDNTDVNKYMTRVLGLDLDTVSKQLFVPAKAAFEAKGAKFTADTKVITVTKGSNKLELPVYKNIATLNGKNSALNGVVVYNGVDYFVPQQAVDLIQ
- the hydF gene encoding [FeFe] hydrogenase H-cluster maturation GTPase HydF; this encodes MGMNDTPRSNRPHITLLGRRNAGKSSILNTLTGQPAAVVSPVGGTTTDPVFKPMELLPVGPIVLVDTAGLDDEGEIGALRRNKTLEVLNSTDLALLIIDATVGISAFEHGLLERLRAKKIPVIGVLNKTDMLAETEKITSTLGAELKLSLIPFSASKLWGDVEVKKAIMDALPQNEDRFRIVGDLLSPGDFVVLVVPIDKAAPKGRLILPQQQTIRDTLESDAIAVVTKEHELRLTLERLGRKPRLVITDSQAFMKVAADTPKDVPLTSFSILFARHKGDLDELVRGARAIDRLKDGDRVLIAEACTHQCQSDDIGRVKIPRWLRQTIGKRLIIEHASGSSFPADLSEYALVIHCGACMLNRRTMLHRMAETKAAGVPIVNYGIFIAYVQGVFPRAIECFPSAMLAWEQAVGAGSHS
- the hydG gene encoding [FeFe] hydrogenase H-cluster radical SAM maturase HydG, whose product is MSEVREKVSADFINEAEIMAAVEQGKQEATDRNRILDILEKGRACRGLSATEAAALLHVDDPELLEEMFRSSRAVKEQIYGNRIVLFAPLYVSNHCVNNCEYCGYKHTNDSFTRSRLTPEELVEEVRVLQEMGHKRLALEAGEDPLHCSIDYIVDCLRQIYDVKVDNGSIRRVNVNIAATTEEDYRKLVEVGIGTYILFQETYHRESYRKYHLQGPKRNYDWHTTAMDRAMRAGIDDVGIGVLYGLYDFRYETIAMLKHAEHLEEVFGCGPHTVSVPRLRPAENVDPERYPYLVSDEDFMKIVAVLRLAVPYAGMILSTREESEFRDRVIGLGVSQISAGSATGVGAYARQETDDKPQFEVGDHRSPMEIIKSLCRGGYMPSYCTACYREGRTGDRFMELAKSGQIHNVCQPNSLLTFQEYLLDYGDEEARELGAAALRDNLERIPRESARRLTLKKLERLEAGERDLYF
- a CDS encoding LysR family transcriptional regulator — encoded protein: MEFRQLQYTLQIAAEKNFSRAAEKLHIAQPSLSQQLSKLEKELGVLLFQRNTSAVELTHAGASFVEKAKKIVDAVEQLRQEMDDISQLRKGKVVVGSMPITGSHLLPHVLPVFKKAHPDIEIVLVEDSSMNLEKKTASGDTDLSLLSLPLVEPTLSYVPIGEEWIDLAVPPGHPLALRKNGDQPQPVHLEELKDEPFVVLKKGQGFRKLTMDLCHQAGFEPNVVFESTNMETLQSLVATGMGVTLVPRFIARAASSEFVPALLPLAEPTPSRTLAIAYRNGRYLSKAAEAFIETFRETVKQLSEK
- the hydE gene encoding [FeFe] hydrogenase H-cluster radical SAM maturase HydE, encoding MADGKEWTHTEMTELLVRLEEEPTVRAQLRKLAVRIKMERYGKGVFLRGLIEFSSICRQDCMYCGLRASNKQADRYRLRPEEILACCAEGYELGYRTFVLQSGEDYWFTAARLAKLIREIKSRFTDVAVTLSIGERDDETYALLYEAGADRFLLRHETASPRLYAKLHPTMTIESRRSRLLALQRIGFQIGAGCMVGLPGQTNSDLADDLVYLHSLSPDMIGIGPFLPHSNTPLRDASQGSMEKALDMVSLSRLVVPDALIPASTAMGTIHPQGREKALQAGANVVMPNLSPLAVRPKYAIYENKICLGDESAQCRHCLELRIRGAGFEVDMGRGDSLRVQRQLLSQ